In one Mucilaginibacter sp. PAMB04168 genomic region, the following are encoded:
- a CDS encoding glycoside hydrolase family 140 protein, with product MSKKIICILFLAVIGFAFIVKEPAQLPQLKVSSNKRYFTTNNEKPFFWLGDTGWLLFSKLNRDEAEKYLEARRKQGYNVIQVMVIHDINEVNIYGDSALVSANIAKPKVTQGSNLANTTEYDYWDHVDWIVDRAAEKGLYMALVPVWGSVVKSKTGHVNSANAKVYADFLAERYKNRSNVIWMNGGDIAGSDSTQVWNTIGSTLRTGNPDKLITYHPRGRTQSSTWFHNESWLDFNCFQSGHRTYAQDTSAKDLKYGEDNWKYVKVDYNKTPVKPTLDAEPSYEKIPYGLHNVKLPRWKAADVRRYAYWSVFAGACGYTYGNNDVMQMHKPTDKGSAYGSKEYWYQSINDPGALQMQYVKKLMLSRSYFDRVPDQSLIAGKQGTRYNYLLATRGSNYAMVYTYTGKTIAVNTAKLKGAKIKASWFNPRTGQTTLVGTQTKTATMNFNPPGQPANGNDWVLILDVV from the coding sequence ATGTCAAAAAAAATCATCTGCATATTATTTTTGGCGGTTATAGGCTTTGCTTTTATAGTGAAAGAGCCTGCACAACTGCCCCAGCTTAAAGTATCATCTAACAAACGCTATTTCACTACCAATAATGAAAAGCCGTTCTTTTGGCTGGGTGATACAGGCTGGCTGCTGTTCTCTAAACTCAATCGTGATGAGGCAGAAAAGTACCTGGAAGCCCGCCGCAAGCAAGGATATAACGTAATACAAGTAATGGTTATTCACGACATTAATGAAGTGAATATTTACGGCGACTCGGCTTTAGTTTCGGCCAACATTGCCAAGCCTAAAGTTACCCAGGGTAGTAACCTGGCTAATACTACAGAATACGATTATTGGGACCATGTAGACTGGATAGTAGACCGTGCAGCCGAAAAGGGTTTGTACATGGCTTTGGTACCTGTTTGGGGATCGGTTGTCAAATCAAAAACCGGTCATGTTAATTCGGCTAATGCTAAAGTTTATGCTGATTTTTTGGCCGAACGTTATAAAAACCGAAGCAACGTAATTTGGATGAATGGCGGCGATATTGCCGGCAGCGATTCAACACAGGTATGGAACACCATTGGCAGCACCCTGCGCACCGGTAACCCCGACAAACTGATTACTTATCACCCCCGTGGCCGTACGCAATCATCCACCTGGTTTCATAACGAAAGCTGGCTGGACTTTAATTGCTTCCAATCTGGCCACCGTACTTATGCACAAGATACCTCTGCCAAAGATTTAAAGTATGGCGAGGATAACTGGAAATACGTAAAAGTTGATTACAACAAAACGCCCGTTAAGCCTACGCTGGATGCCGAGCCATCGTACGAAAAAATACCTTACGGTTTACACAACGTTAAACTGCCGCGTTGGAAAGCTGCAGATGTTCGTCGCTATGCCTACTGGTCGGTATTTGCAGGAGCTTGCGGTTACACGTATGGCAATAATGATGTAATGCAAATGCATAAGCCTACCGATAAAGGCAGTGCTTACGGCTCCAAGGAATACTGGTACCAATCCATTAACGATCCGGGTGCGCTGCAAATGCAGTATGTGAAGAAACTTATGCTTTCGCGTTCGTATTTCGACCGTGTACCCGATCAGTCTTTGATTGCAGGTAAACAAGGCACACGCTATAATTACCTGCTGGCTACCCGTGGCAGCAACTACGCTATGGTATACACTTATACAGGCAAAACTATAGCGGTGAATACTGCTAAGTTAAAAGGCGCTAAAATAAAAGCTTCTTGGTTCAACCCTCGCACCGGGCAAACCACCCTGGTGGGCACGCAAACCAAAACGGCTACCATGAACTTTAATCCGCCCGGCCAGCCGGCTAACGGCAACGATTGGGTGCTGATACTGGATGTAGTTTAA
- a CDS encoding glycoside hydrolase family 2 TIM barrel-domain containing protein has translation MRTIYLHILFFCLLFSTGLNAHAQQTQKMYLSGTGSDHTVNWQFYCSAGRNSDKWTTIPVPSNWELQGFGKYNYGWAKDTARGKEVGHYKYRFKVPASFKGKTIQIVFEGAMTDTEVKINGKSAGPVHQGSYYAFKYDISSLINYNGDNLLEATVAKHSANQSVNEAERKGDFWIFGGIFRPVYLEALPVQHISRVSLDAQASGDFKADIYMKNVLANSLVSAQIYTITGQPVGASIKLNATDTLVHLQSKFASPKLWSPEAPNLYKVVFNLMQNGKVIHILTKRFGFRTIEVKQRDGVYVNGSKIKFKGINRHSFWPTTGRALSKARSIADVNLMKDLNLNAVRMSHYPPDDHFLDVCDSLGLFVMDELAGWHGHYDTPTGTRLTQALLQHDENHPSVVFWINGNEGGHNYELDPLFRKLDIQHRPVIHAWEDFGGFDTQHYRDFNYGIGNYDNGHSIVMPTEFLHGMYDGGHGAGIQDYWEAMWHNPLSAGGFLWDFADQGVVRTDKNGAIDTDKDHGADGIVGPYHEKEGSFFTVKEVWSPVHFERREIASGFDGTFELENRYNFTNLNQCSFTGKLVRVADTYGKAKAAEQSFAITSPNIEPFEKGKLKLKLPSDYKGYDFLYITVTDNHKRELFTWSWPITRPERAARKLVVKDAKGEVIVTEADSLYRVTANGIKLSYSKNNGMLRAVENAKGAIPFTNGPILQEGLTNFKGFTQKMDGKNLVIESTYDRKASYNTLQWTIYPSGWVKMKVRYFPGDYFTSFVGVNFSFPEKQMKSVEYMGSGPYRVWKNRMKGTQLGVWKKDYNDTETGESWVYPEFKGYHSNLYWCKFITTGQPFTVVAEDEDTFLRLFTPTARDDQWHNYVVKFPSGDISFMQGIGAIGNKTLGAEDTGPMGMKHIFYDYEKEPKRAKELNLYFDFSGR, from the coding sequence ATGAGAACTATCTACCTGCATATACTATTTTTTTGCCTGCTGTTTTCAACCGGGTTAAATGCCCATGCCCAGCAAACGCAAAAAATGTATCTGTCGGGTACCGGTAGCGATCATACGGTCAACTGGCAGTTTTACTGCTCAGCCGGGCGTAATTCAGATAAATGGACTACTATTCCGGTTCCCTCTAATTGGGAGCTACAGGGGTTTGGTAAATACAATTACGGTTGGGCTAAAGATACGGCCCGCGGTAAAGAGGTAGGGCATTACAAGTACAGGTTCAAAGTGCCGGCATCTTTTAAAGGTAAAACCATACAAATTGTATTTGAAGGCGCCATGACTGATACCGAGGTTAAAATCAATGGTAAGTCGGCTGGGCCTGTTCATCAGGGTTCGTACTACGCCTTTAAGTATGACATCAGCTCGCTAATAAATTATAACGGCGACAATTTACTCGAAGCTACTGTAGCCAAGCACTCGGCCAATCAATCGGTAAACGAAGCCGAGCGTAAAGGCGATTTCTGGATATTTGGCGGCATATTCCGCCCGGTATATCTGGAGGCATTGCCAGTACAGCATATTAGTCGTGTTTCACTGGATGCACAGGCCAGCGGAGATTTTAAGGCCGATATATATATGAAAAATGTATTGGCTAACAGTTTGGTATCCGCACAAATTTATACCATAACCGGCCAACCAGTAGGTGCATCTATAAAGCTGAACGCTACAGATACGCTGGTACATCTGCAAAGCAAATTTGCGAGCCCTAAGCTATGGTCGCCCGAGGCTCCCAACTTATATAAAGTAGTGTTCAACCTCATGCAAAATGGCAAGGTAATACATATACTCACTAAGCGCTTTGGGTTCAGAACCATTGAAGTAAAACAACGTGATGGTGTTTATGTAAACGGCAGCAAAATTAAATTTAAAGGCATTAACCGTCACTCGTTTTGGCCAACAACGGGCAGAGCATTGAGCAAAGCGCGCAGCATAGCCGATGTAAACCTGATGAAGGATTTAAATCTGAATGCTGTGCGTATGTCGCATTACCCGCCAGATGATCATTTTTTGGATGTATGCGACTCGCTGGGCTTGTTTGTAATGGATGAACTGGCCGGCTGGCACGGCCATTATGATACGCCTACCGGTACCAGGCTAACGCAAGCGTTGCTGCAGCATGATGAAAATCATCCGTCGGTTGTATTTTGGATTAATGGTAACGAAGGTGGTCATAACTATGAGCTCGATCCACTATTTAGAAAACTGGATATACAGCACCGCCCGGTTATACATGCCTGGGAAGATTTTGGTGGGTTTGATACCCAGCACTACCGCGATTTTAACTATGGCATAGGAAATTATGATAACGGCCACAGCATTGTTATGCCTACCGAATTTTTACATGGTATGTATGATGGTGGACATGGCGCAGGCATACAAGATTATTGGGAAGCCATGTGGCACAACCCGCTGTCGGCCGGCGGCTTCTTGTGGGATTTTGCAGACCAGGGCGTAGTGCGTACCGATAAAAACGGCGCTATTGATACTGATAAAGACCATGGTGCCGATGGTATTGTGGGCCCGTATCATGAAAAAGAAGGCAGTTTTTTCACAGTAAAAGAGGTATGGTCGCCGGTGCATTTCGAGCGCCGCGAAATAGCTTCAGGATTTGACGGTACTTTTGAGCTGGAGAACCGCTATAACTTTACAAACCTTAACCAGTGCAGCTTTACCGGTAAATTGGTGCGGGTTGCGGATACTTATGGCAAGGCTAAAGCCGCCGAGCAAAGTTTTGCTATTACTTCACCTAACATCGAACCATTTGAGAAAGGCAAACTTAAGCTTAAGCTGCCCTCCGATTATAAAGGCTACGACTTTTTATACATCACCGTAACCGACAACCACAAGCGCGAGCTGTTTACCTGGAGCTGGCCAATTACCCGTCCGGAAAGAGCGGCCCGTAAACTGGTGGTAAAAGATGCAAAAGGTGAGGTTATTGTAACGGAGGCCGATTCGCTTTACCGTGTTACGGCTAATGGAATTAAGCTGAGTTATAGCAAAAATAACGGTATGCTTCGGGCTGTCGAAAATGCTAAGGGTGCCATTCCATTCACAAACGGGCCTATCCTGCAAGAAGGCTTAACTAACTTTAAAGGTTTTACGCAGAAAATGGATGGCAAGAACTTGGTTATTGAGTCTACTTACGACCGTAAGGCCAGCTATAATACCCTACAGTGGACCATTTACCCATCGGGCTGGGTAAAGATGAAAGTACGCTATTTTCCCGGCGACTACTTCACCAGTTTTGTAGGTGTAAACTTTTCCTTCCCCGAAAAGCAAATGAAGTCTGTAGAATACATGGGTAGTGGACCATACCGGGTTTGGAAAAACCGCATGAAGGGTACTCAGCTGGGTGTATGGAAAAAAGATTACAATGATACTGAGACCGGCGAAAGCTGGGTATATCCCGAATTTAAAGGCTATCATTCAAATTTGTACTGGTGTAAATTTATAACCACAGGTCAGCCGTTTACGGTTGTGGCCGAGGATGAGGATACGTTTTTGCGCCTGTTCACCCCAACGGCAAGAGACGACCAGTGGCATAACTATGTGGTTAAATTCCCGTCGGGCGATATATCGTTTATGCAGGGCATAGGCGCTATAGGTAACAAAACACTGGGAGCCGAAGATACCGGGCCGATGGGGATGAAGCACATTTTTTACGATTACGAGAAGGAGCCTAAACGGGCCAAAGAATTGAACCTCTATTTTGATTTTTCAGGAAGATGA
- a CDS encoding sialate O-acetylesterase: protein MLKRSFHIALFALAICGLKPLSSKAQVVLPNILGNGMVLQRNRPVPIWGTAAAGEKVTVKFGKQLKTAVAGTDGNWKVLLSAMPASAKGESLIITGTNKITLTNVLVGEVWLCSGQSNMQYEMRKNSKVARPDTSTAASPIDELERAHNPAIRIFLVDRKRQVKPDSTHSGWSIAQDSALRNFSAVGYFFAKKLQQELKVPVGVISSAVSGSRIEPWIDTTAYDKEPYFKTIKVPADHGKFYYSMIKTLAPYAIKGVLWYQGESNVGETTSYIYKMKALMESWRKVFQNAAMPFYYVQLAPFLNSQDKKFTTETLPEFREAQEQVLKIPNTGMIITTDLNDNVKNIHPPFKWEVGRRLALVALGKTYASKAEYLGPVFSSMKVDRDQAILSFTHLGGGLISQDGKPLTHFTIAGADNKFVPANVMIKDNQLLLSAPSVKKPVAVRFAWDEAAQPNFYNKAGLPAAPFRTDNPLNFNPNN, encoded by the coding sequence ATGTTGAAACGTAGTTTCCATATAGCTCTTTTTGCACTTGCTATTTGCGGGTTGAAACCGCTAAGCAGCAAAGCCCAAGTGGTGCTGCCCAATATTTTAGGCAATGGTATGGTTTTACAGCGTAACCGACCGGTACCCATATGGGGCACAGCCGCAGCTGGCGAAAAGGTTACGGTTAAATTCGGCAAGCAACTCAAAACTGCCGTTGCCGGTACTGATGGCAATTGGAAAGTTCTTTTAAGCGCCATGCCAGCATCGGCAAAAGGCGAGAGCCTGATTATAACCGGCACAAATAAAATTACGCTTACTAATGTATTGGTAGGAGAGGTATGGCTATGCTCGGGCCAAAGCAACATGCAGTATGAAATGCGCAAGAACAGCAAAGTGGCCAGGCCCGATACTAGCACGGCTGCATCGCCTATTGATGAGTTAGAACGGGCGCATAACCCGGCTATCCGCATTTTTCTGGTAGACCGCAAACGTCAGGTGAAACCCGATTCAACTCATAGTGGTTGGAGCATAGCGCAGGATTCAGCCTTGCGTAATTTTTCGGCGGTAGGGTATTTCTTTGCTAAAAAGTTGCAACAGGAGTTAAAAGTGCCCGTGGGTGTGATCTCATCAGCAGTAAGCGGCAGCCGTATTGAGCCTTGGATAGATACCACCGCGTACGATAAAGAGCCCTACTTTAAAACCATAAAAGTACCTGCCGATCATGGTAAGTTTTATTACTCCATGATTAAGACCTTGGCACCTTATGCAATTAAAGGTGTGCTATGGTACCAGGGCGAAAGCAATGTGGGCGAAACCACCAGCTATATTTACAAAATGAAGGCGCTAATGGAGAGCTGGCGTAAAGTGTTCCAGAACGCAGCCATGCCTTTTTATTATGTGCAGTTGGCACCCTTCCTCAACTCGCAAGACAAAAAGTTCACTACAGAAACACTGCCGGAGTTTAGAGAAGCGCAGGAGCAAGTGCTGAAAATACCAAACACCGGTATGATCATTACTACCGATTTAAATGATAACGTAAAAAACATTCATCCACCATTTAAGTGGGAAGTGGGTCGGAGGCTGGCGTTGGTTGCCTTAGGTAAAACATATGCTTCAAAAGCTGAGTATTTGGGTCCAGTGTTTAGCAGCATGAAAGTAGACCGCGACCAGGCCATTTTAAGCTTTACCCATTTAGGTGGTGGCCTGATTAGCCAGGACGGTAAGCCGCTAACACATTTTACAATTGCAGGTGCCGATAATAAGTTTGTGCCCGCCAATGTAATGATTAAGGACAACCAGTTACTGCTTTCGGCACCGTCTGTTAAAAAGCCGGTTGCCGTACGTTTTGCTTGGGACGAAGCCGCTCAACCTAACTTTTACAACAAAGCCGGGTTGCCCGCTGCACCATTTCGTACTGATAATCCGCTGAATTTTAATCCAAATAATTAA
- a CDS encoding six-hairpin glycosidase, whose product MKILKFKYLLTVVTAISVATITNAQDTVHYSGNTVVNVDYHHGQLTPVVGVHSQQIFRANREHPEQAEGFGFTYNHAPMLAYWKNTFYVEYLSDKVGESVPPGQTLVITSKDGNTWSKPTVVFPQYKIPDGTTKPGNPGVAKDLMSVMHQRMGFYTSKSNRLLVLGFYGIVLDAHDDPNDGLGIGRVVREVLPNGKYGPIYFIHYNPKWNESNTSYPFYKKSKDKGFVQACDELMANPLMMMQWVEETDRKDPLIPLHKEYKAFNYYHLPDGRVVGLWKNALTAISTDNGKTWPQNAARAPRFVNATAKIWGQRTSDGKYATVYNPSEFRWPLALSVSDDGLDYKNLLVVNGEISTMRYGGNYKSYGPQYVRGIIEGNGTPPDGKMWVTYSMNKEDIWVSSIPVPIASTVSEHANEDFNKLPAGHELDKWNTFSPQWSPVGIEKAPDGTKSLSLKDGDRFDYAKAERVVPVSKKLETEFTVTPAQNNTGMLDIEFQDEKGQAAIRLSFDSTGNFRAKAGYRYKNFMKYEAGKAYTIKLKFNVDTRFYYVNVNGKDLSPSLFFAPVNSISRVVFRTGDVRRFPDADTPTDQSYDLPKAGEPVKQAAFYIKSFTTKPY is encoded by the coding sequence ATGAAGATATTGAAATTTAAATATTTGTTAACTGTAGTTACTGCTATAAGTGTGGCAACCATTACTAATGCGCAGGATACGGTACACTATAGCGGTAATACGGTGGTTAATGTTGATTACCATCATGGCCAGTTAACGCCGGTGGTAGGTGTACATAGTCAGCAAATATTCAGGGCCAACCGCGAACATCCTGAGCAGGCCGAGGGCTTTGGGTTTACCTATAATCACGCACCCATGCTGGCTTACTGGAAAAATACTTTTTATGTTGAATACCTGAGCGATAAAGTAGGCGAAAGTGTGCCACCAGGCCAAACGTTAGTAATTACCTCTAAGGATGGTAATACCTGGTCTAAACCAACAGTGGTTTTTCCACAGTACAAAATACCCGATGGTACTACCAAACCCGGTAACCCGGGCGTTGCTAAAGATTTAATGTCGGTGATGCACCAGCGTATGGGTTTTTATACCTCCAAATCGAACCGCTTGCTGGTACTGGGCTTTTATGGTATTGTGCTGGATGCGCACGACGATCCAAATGATGGCCTGGGTATTGGCCGCGTGGTACGTGAGGTGTTGCCTAATGGCAAATATGGCCCTATCTATTTTATACATTACAATCCTAAATGGAATGAGAGCAACACGTCATACCCTTTCTATAAAAAAAGTAAAGACAAAGGGTTTGTTCAGGCCTGTGATGAGCTGATGGCTAACCCGCTCATGATGATGCAGTGGGTAGAAGAAACCGACCGTAAAGACCCGCTTATTCCATTACATAAAGAGTACAAGGCATTCAACTATTATCACCTGCCTGATGGCCGCGTAGTTGGCTTATGGAAAAATGCCTTAACCGCCATTAGTACCGATAATGGTAAAACATGGCCACAGAATGCTGCACGTGCACCGCGCTTTGTAAACGCTACCGCCAAAATATGGGGGCAGCGTACCAGCGATGGTAAATATGCTACGGTGTACAATCCATCCGAATTTAGATGGCCGCTGGCCTTATCGGTAAGTGATGATGGGTTAGATTATAAAAACCTGCTGGTAGTGAACGGCGAAATTTCTACCATGCGTTACGGCGGTAATTACAAATCATACGGTCCGCAGTATGTGCGTGGTATTATTGAAGGTAACGGAACCCCGCCCGATGGTAAAATGTGGGTAACTTATAGCATGAATAAGGAAGACATCTGGGTTTCATCTATCCCGGTGCCGATTGCCAGTACGGTTTCCGAACATGCTAATGAAGATTTTAACAAGTTGCCTGCTGGCCATGAACTGGATAAATGGAACACCTTTAGTCCGCAATGGTCGCCTGTGGGTATCGAAAAAGCGCCTGACGGTACCAAAAGCCTTTCGCTGAAAGATGGGGACCGTTTTGACTATGCCAAGGCTGAGCGGGTGGTACCAGTATCTAAAAAGTTGGAAACAGAGTTTACGGTTACACCGGCGCAAAATAATACCGGTATGCTCGATATTGAGTTTCAGGATGAGAAAGGCCAGGCGGCTATCCGCCTAAGTTTCGACTCAACGGGCAACTTCCGGGCAAAGGCAGGGTACCGCTATAAAAACTTTATGAAATACGAGGCTGGTAAGGCCTACACCATTAAGCTGAAGTTTAATGTAGACACCCGTTTCTACTATGTAAATGTAAATGGTAAAGACCTCTCTCCGTCGTTGTTCTTTGCGCCTGTTAACAGCATCAGCCGCGTAGTATTCCGCACGGGCGATGTACGCCGTTTTCCGGATGCCGATACCCCGACAGACCAGAGTTACGACTTGCCTAAAGCTGGCGAACCGGTTAAACAGGCCGCATTCTATATCAAATCGTTTACTACAAAGCCTTATTGA
- a CDS encoding glycoside hydrolase family 43 protein → MIKLVWLLGSLMLITSCASKKDVYMFTSFNEPASAGLRLLYSTDAYNWTDLNHVFIKPEVGDAKIMRDPSIAKGPDGTFHLVWTTGWKADQGFGYASSKDLIHWSAQQHINIMANEPTTVNVWAPEIFYDDEAKRFIIVWASTIPFRFPKGQEDENNNHRLYYTATTDFKTFTPAKLFLDPGFSVIDAQILKRGRQDYVLVMKDNTRPNRNILVAFANNPLGPYHDYSKRFTELFSEGPNATKTGDKWLIYYDSYRLKRYGAMQTTDFKTFTDISNQVKVPEGHKHGTIFKVSKKTLNNIKKEIGQQ, encoded by the coding sequence ATGATAAAGCTTGTTTGGTTGCTGGGCAGCTTAATGCTCATCACATCATGCGCATCCAAAAAAGACGTGTATATGTTCACGTCATTTAACGAACCGGCCTCGGCAGGTTTGCGTTTGCTGTACAGTACCGATGCTTACAACTGGACCGACTTAAACCATGTTTTTATCAAGCCAGAGGTTGGTGATGCCAAAATAATGCGCGATCCTTCCATTGCTAAGGGGCCGGATGGTACCTTTCATTTGGTTTGGACTACCGGCTGGAAGGCCGATCAAGGTTTTGGTTATGCCAGCTCTAAAGATTTGATTCATTGGTCGGCACAGCAGCATATTAATATTATGGCTAATGAGCCGACTACCGTTAATGTGTGGGCGCCGGAAATATTTTATGACGATGAAGCTAAGCGCTTTATCATTGTATGGGCATCAACCATCCCTTTTCGCTTTCCCAAAGGGCAGGAGGATGAGAATAACAACCACCGCCTTTACTATACCGCCACAACAGATTTTAAAACCTTTACGCCAGCCAAGCTTTTCCTTGATCCCGGCTTCAGTGTAATTGATGCGCAAATTTTAAAGAGAGGCCGTCAGGATTATGTACTGGTGATGAAAGATAACACGCGGCCTAACCGTAATATATTGGTGGCTTTTGCCAATAACCCGTTAGGGCCATACCATGACTACTCGAAGCGTTTTACTGAATTGTTTTCTGAAGGCCCTAATGCGACCAAGACAGGCGATAAATGGCTCATTTACTATGATTCTTATCGCCTGAAACGTTACGGCGCTATGCAAACCACCGACTTTAAAACATTTACCGATATATCAAACCAGGTAAAAGTACCCGAAGGCCACAAGCACGGTACTATATTTAAAGTAAGTAAAAAAACGTTAAATAATATTAAGAAAGAGATAGGCCAGCAGTAA